From a single Bacteroidia bacterium genomic region:
- a CDS encoding TolC family protein translates to MTIRSITFVWVLSLMISLTFAQDASTWDLRKCLEYAAESNISLKQAELNQLNNQIALEQAQASRMPSLSFGGNTTTNFGYSVNPFTNQFTSQAIQSLNTGLSSNATLFNGFRISNTIKRSELDLKASELDYKQAENDLALNITLAYLQILRNEEIVKSSQLQVASTKEQYDRTEKLVRAGSLAQADLIQLESQIATDELALVNAQNQRELSYLNLMQILRLDPNQPFRILAPELDDPGADFMDATTAEIYKMAEDTQPFIQSADMKVQSAALDIEIAKAGRLPSLSASAQVGSGYSSGRQQFTGETFDVTSPVEIAVNGGEVQPANITYPNQGRVTDTYTFSNQMVDNIGGSVSINLNIPIYNRKQNLANIQRAEVTMKSAQFTAELQRQQLEQTIQQAYLDAKSSYSSYLATQKQVAALELTYQNTEKQFTLGVANSTEFLLAKNNLNRANNDLVRTKFDFIFRTKVLDFYQGKPLGL, encoded by the coding sequence ATGACAATTCGAAGTATCACTTTTGTTTGGGTGTTGAGCCTGATGATCTCCCTCACCTTTGCACAAGATGCCAGTACATGGGATCTCAGAAAATGCCTTGAATACGCAGCGGAAAGCAATATTTCCCTGAAACAGGCTGAGCTTAATCAACTCAATAATCAAATTGCCCTGGAGCAGGCACAGGCATCCCGTATGCCTTCCCTGAGTTTTGGAGGAAATACCACTACCAACTTTGGTTATTCGGTAAACCCCTTTACCAACCAGTTTACGTCTCAGGCTATTCAGTCCCTGAATACAGGCCTTTCTTCCAATGCTACGCTGTTTAATGGTTTTCGAATCAGCAATACCATCAAAAGATCGGAACTTGACCTGAAGGCCAGCGAACTCGATTACAAACAGGCTGAAAATGACCTGGCATTAAATATCACACTTGCCTATCTTCAGATTCTGAGAAATGAGGAAATCGTAAAAAGTTCACAACTTCAGGTTGCGTCCACCAAAGAGCAGTACGACCGAACCGAAAAACTTGTACGGGCAGGCTCTTTAGCACAGGCAGACCTGATACAGCTTGAATCACAAATTGCTACAGATGAACTCGCCCTCGTCAATGCCCAGAATCAGCGGGAGTTATCTTATCTGAACCTGATGCAAATCCTTCGGCTTGATCCCAACCAGCCTTTCAGAATACTGGCACCGGAACTTGACGACCCCGGAGCAGATTTTATGGATGCAACGACAGCAGAGATTTATAAAATGGCCGAGGACACACAGCCGTTTATTCAAAGTGCTGATATGAAAGTACAAAGTGCTGCATTGGATATCGAAATTGCCAAAGCAGGCCGCCTGCCCAGCCTCTCAGCTTCTGCGCAGGTGGGGTCTGGTTATTCCAGCGGACGACAGCAGTTTACGGGAGAGACTTTTGATGTTACTTCTCCCGTCGAAATTGCGGTGAATGGCGGCGAAGTACAGCCCGCAAATATTACCTATCCCAATCAGGGAAGAGTAACCGATACCTATACTTTCAGCAACCAGATGGTAGACAACATCGGCGGAAGTGTTTCGATTAACCTCAATATACCGATTTACAACCGCAAGCAGAATTTGGCCAATATACAACGTGCCGAAGTAACCATGAAAAGCGCTCAGTTTACCGCTGAACTCCAGCGCCAGCAACTGGAACAAACCATTCAACAGGCTTACCTGGATGCGAAAAGTTCCTATAGCAGCTATCTCGCAACACAAAAACAGGTCGCTGCACTTGAGCTCACTTATCAGAATACAGAAAAACAATTTACTCTGGGCGTAGCCAATTCAACCGAATTTTTGCTGGCAAAAAACAATCTGAACCGCGCGAACAATGATCTGGTGAGAACCAAATTTGACTTTATATTCCGTACGAAAGTATTGGACTTTTATCAGGGAAAACCATTAGGATTATAA
- a CDS encoding efflux RND transporter periplasmic adaptor subunit: MRRISFLTFLAFFVLVAGCQQAKVKIQTDKAEVRSIFSRVSESGTIQPTVEVPVAPDVSGEVVFIAIQEGAKVKRGELLLTIRPDDYKAQLEQAEAAVNRSQAAYLQAKASVSQARATLLQDSVGMVRSRQLFKENVVSKVDLENAELKFNVSKSQYEAAAYNLQSAFYQVKSSEATRKQSRQNLDRTNIYASMDGTVTKLNVELGQRVVGTSMMSGTEIIKIADLSSMEVLVEINENDIINVALGDSARIEVDAFPDQVFYGKVSEIAYSATVAGIASTDQVTNFEVKVKVSPQSYKNISLAKKTVSAEESPFRPGMTALVEIYTRSEVDVTTVPIQAVTLRNDSLGEGKEVVFIYENGKVSQVQVETGISDDSHIRIISGVNPDQKVVTGPYTILSKRLKDGMDVEESKEISPGRTEGEND, encoded by the coding sequence ATGAGAAGGATTTCATTTCTCACATTTCTGGCCTTCTTTGTGCTCGTTGCAGGATGCCAACAGGCGAAAGTAAAAATTCAAACGGACAAGGCAGAGGTGCGTTCGATATTTTCAAGGGTATCTGAATCAGGCACAATCCAGCCTACCGTCGAAGTCCCTGTTGCACCTGACGTTTCCGGAGAGGTCGTATTTATTGCCATTCAGGAAGGCGCCAAAGTAAAGCGGGGAGAATTGTTGTTAACCATACGCCCTGATGACTATAAAGCACAGTTGGAACAGGCAGAGGCAGCAGTCAACCGTAGTCAGGCTGCATACCTTCAGGCAAAAGCCAGCGTAAGTCAGGCCAGGGCAACCCTGTTGCAGGATTCTGTTGGCATGGTCAGATCCCGGCAACTTTTCAAAGAGAATGTAGTCTCCAAAGTTGACCTCGAAAATGCCGAACTTAAATTTAATGTCTCCAAATCTCAGTACGAAGCTGCCGCCTATAACTTACAATCAGCTTTTTATCAGGTGAAAAGCTCAGAAGCGACCAGAAAACAATCCCGGCAGAATCTGGATCGCACCAATATCTACGCATCCATGGATGGCACAGTAACCAAACTCAATGTAGAACTTGGCCAGCGTGTGGTAGGTACCAGCATGATGTCGGGAACAGAAATTATCAAAATTGCCGATCTGTCGAGTATGGAAGTACTCGTGGAAATCAATGAAAATGACATCATTAATGTCGCATTGGGAGACTCCGCAAGGATCGAAGTGGATGCTTTTCCCGATCAGGTCTTTTACGGAAAAGTCTCGGAAATTGCCTATTCTGCAACAGTCGCAGGGATCGCAAGCACAGATCAGGTAACCAATTTTGAAGTAAAGGTAAAAGTATCACCTCAGTCTTATAAAAATATTTCCCTGGCGAAAAAAACAGTTTCCGCTGAAGAAAGCCCTTTCCGCCCGGGTATGACTGCGTTGGTAGAAATTTATACCCGCAGTGAGGTTGACGTAACGACGGTACCCATTCAGGCTGTAACCCTTCGCAACGATTCGCTGGGAGAAGGAAAAGAGGTGGTATTTATCTATGAAAACGGAAAAGTCAGCCAGGTACAGGTGGAAACCGGTATAAGTGATGATTCTCATATACGGATCATTTCAGGTGTAAATCCGGATCAAAAAGTGGTAACCGGACCATATACGATTCTTTCGAAAAGACTTAAGGATGGTATGGATGTAGAAGAATCTAAAGAAATATCGCCCGGAAGAACCGAAGGGGAGAATGATTAA
- a CDS encoding 3'-5' exonuclease, translating into MEFLDELNEAQREAVMSVEGPQLVIAGAGSGKTRVLTYRLAFILSQGLADPQELLALTFTNKAAKEMKDRILRLIGPEAKSLIMGTFHSIFSRLLRVEAEKLGYTNSFTIYDSDDSLRLIKTILKEKGLNDKVYKPSVIRHAISTAKSRLVTPSEYIELATDEFNQTVAQIFSVYTQRLFKANAMDFDDLLLKPIELFDKFPDILYKYQHRFKFIMVDEYQDTNLAQYLLTKKLSAVHENICVVGDDAQSIYAFRGANIQNILNLKKDYPDLKVYKLEQNYRSTQNIVNAANSVISRNKDQIQKKVFTENAEGEKIHLVETTSEQEEARQVSGMIREQKQVLNFFNKDFAILYRTNAQSRAMEDELRRTGLHYRVFGGLSFYQRKEIKDVVAYLRLAINPRDEQALDRIINYPTRGIGKTSLERLTVFADQHNLTLWESLEQVVHSGLNGRVVSIIQDFVTMIRSFGVIAKNGDAYEAASHIAKNSGILKELHAENTTEGLTRWENVQELLNAAQAFTENPDQDNVSLENFLADISLFTDQDQKDDNDDYITLMTIHAAKGLEFKSVFLVGMEENLFPSSLSIETRADLEEERRLFYVAVTRAEQRLTLSYARSRYKFGTLQFNEPSRFIDEVDPKFIIRPYQITARREVSGRGAVQSRETVSRRPLQPLTRATVGHEKEEFPLADPKQIVPGVQVVHEKFGKGKVLTVEGEGVNKKATVFFDQKGQRVLLLKYARLQVVQ; encoded by the coding sequence GTGGAATTCTTAGATGAACTTAACGAAGCGCAACGTGAGGCAGTAATGAGTGTGGAAGGCCCGCAACTCGTTATTGCAGGCGCAGGTAGTGGGAAAACCCGCGTACTTACTTACCGACTGGCATTTATCCTGTCACAGGGTCTGGCTGACCCACAGGAACTTCTCGCCCTTACCTTTACCAATAAAGCCGCAAAGGAGATGAAGGATCGTATTCTGCGGCTGATTGGCCCGGAAGCGAAAAGCCTGATCATGGGCACCTTCCACTCTATTTTTTCCAGACTGCTGAGGGTTGAGGCAGAAAAACTCGGTTATACCAACTCTTTTACCATTTACGACAGCGACGACTCGCTAAGACTGATAAAAACTATCCTCAAAGAAAAAGGTCTCAACGACAAAGTGTACAAACCTTCGGTCATTCGCCATGCGATCAGTACAGCTAAAAGCAGGCTTGTCACACCTTCTGAGTATATAGAACTGGCAACAGACGAGTTTAATCAAACCGTAGCGCAGATTTTTAGTGTGTACACTCAGCGCCTGTTTAAGGCCAACGCCATGGACTTTGATGACCTTCTGCTGAAGCCGATTGAGTTGTTTGATAAGTTTCCAGACATTCTCTACAAATATCAGCACCGCTTCAAATTTATCATGGTAGATGAATACCAGGATACCAACCTGGCGCAATATCTTCTCACCAAAAAACTTTCAGCTGTTCACGAAAATATCTGTGTGGTAGGCGACGATGCCCAAAGTATCTATGCCTTCCGTGGAGCCAATATTCAGAATATCCTGAACCTTAAAAAGGATTATCCTGATCTGAAAGTCTACAAGCTGGAACAGAACTACCGATCCACTCAAAATATCGTCAACGCCGCCAATTCTGTCATTTCCCGCAATAAAGACCAGATACAGAAAAAAGTCTTTACCGAAAATGCAGAAGGTGAAAAAATCCATCTGGTCGAGACCACCTCTGAGCAGGAAGAGGCAAGACAGGTAAGCGGTATGATTCGGGAGCAGAAACAGGTACTCAATTTCTTTAATAAGGATTTTGCCATTCTCTACCGCACGAATGCGCAGTCCCGGGCAATGGAAGACGAGCTAAGACGTACGGGTCTTCACTACAGAGTTTTTGGCGGATTGTCGTTTTATCAACGAAAGGAGATCAAAGATGTGGTTGCCTACCTTCGCCTCGCCATTAACCCGCGCGATGAGCAGGCACTCGACCGGATTATCAATTACCCTACAAGAGGTATTGGCAAAACTTCCCTGGAGCGGCTTACGGTTTTTGCAGATCAACACAACCTTACTTTGTGGGAATCTCTGGAACAGGTTGTGCATTCGGGTCTCAATGGCAGGGTGGTCAGCATCATTCAGGACTTTGTCACCATGATCAGAAGTTTTGGCGTCATCGCCAAAAATGGAGATGCTTATGAAGCGGCCAGCCATATCGCCAAAAATTCGGGTATATTGAAGGAACTCCACGCAGAAAATACGACAGAAGGGCTGACGCGCTGGGAAAATGTACAGGAACTGCTCAATGCCGCACAGGCTTTTACAGAAAATCCCGATCAGGATAATGTAAGTCTGGAAAATTTTCTTGCAGATATTTCGCTCTTCACAGACCAGGATCAGAAAGACGACAATGACGACTACATCACGCTCATGACGATCCATGCCGCCAAAGGGCTGGAATTCAAGTCTGTATTTCTGGTCGGAATGGAAGAAAATCTTTTCCCGAGTTCGCTTTCCATTGAAACCAGGGCCGACCTCGAAGAAGAGCGACGGTTGTTTTATGTGGCAGTAACCCGGGCCGAGCAGCGACTTACCCTGTCATATGCACGGTCACGATATAAATTCGGTACACTTCAATTTAATGAACCGAGCAGATTTATCGATGAAGTTGATCCGAAGTTTATCATTCGCCCATATCAGATCACGGCCCGACGGGAAGTAAGTGGAAGAGGAGCCGTTCAGTCGAGAGAAACCGTTTCCAGAAGACCCCTTCAACCACTTACCAGAGCGACGGTAGGCCACGAAAAAGAAGAATTTCCATTGGCTGACCCTAAACAAATTGTACCCGGAGTACAGGTAGTTCATGAAAAATTCGGAAAAGGAAAAGTATTGACCGTGGAAGGAGAAGGAGTCAATAAAAAGGCAACCGTATTTTTTGATCAGAAAGGTCAGCGGGTCTTATTGTTGAAATACGCAAGACTGCAGGTTGTACAATAG
- a CDS encoding DUF4290 domain-containing protein: MKYKISEEPLKLREFGRNVQAMVDYAQTITDRDVRTRVANEIVRIMTNLNPNLKDNPDYKQKLWDAVFLISENQLDVEAPYPKPENLAIILKGGKKVPYQKGKPKYRQYGNHVHLMIGKAIDMEEGPYKVDYINQIANTMRLFLKTMDRDSAQEEVIAEHINDISGGRIRVQAEDLTLSRVALNPPLYNQPTTHKPHNRGNKNNYNNTHKRKNSNNNNNKRRRKN, encoded by the coding sequence ATGAAATATAAAATATCTGAAGAACCTCTCAAACTACGTGAGTTTGGCAGAAATGTCCAGGCAATGGTAGATTATGCCCAGACTATTACTGACAGAGATGTCAGGACACGGGTTGCCAACGAGATCGTGAGGATTATGACCAATTTAAATCCTAACCTCAAGGATAATCCGGACTATAAACAAAAACTCTGGGATGCTGTTTTTCTGATTAGTGAGAATCAACTGGATGTAGAAGCCCCTTATCCCAAACCTGAGAATCTCGCAATTATTCTCAAAGGAGGAAAAAAAGTACCTTATCAAAAAGGAAAACCTAAATATCGCCAGTATGGCAACCATGTCCATCTGATGATTGGAAAGGCAATCGATATGGAAGAAGGGCCTTACAAAGTAGATTATATCAACCAGATCGCCAATACGATGCGGTTGTTTCTGAAAACCATGGATCGGGATTCTGCCCAGGAAGAAGTTATTGCTGAGCATATCAACGATATTTCTGGCGGGAGAATCAGAGTTCAGGCAGAGGATCTCACTTTGTCGAGAGTAGCCCTGAATCCACCGTTGTACAACCAACCCACCACCCACAAACCGCATAATCGCGGCAACAAAAACAATTACAACAATACGCACAAACGTAAGAACAGCAATAACAACAATAATAAGCGACGCAGAAAAAATTAG
- the murA gene encoding UDP-N-acetylglucosamine 1-carboxyvinyltransferase — MEFFEVQGGHRLHGEITPQGAKNEALQILCAVLLTPEPVTITNIPDIVDVNRLIDIIGSMGVTVERLAPDTCRFTADKVDLDFLKSNAYLKKARALRGSIMLVGPLLARFGKAYISKPGGDKIGRRRLDTHFWGFQQLSAEFNYNDAEEIFEVTAPGRLRGKYMLLDEASVTGTANIVMAAVLAEGITQIYHAACEPYLQQLCNMLNRMGAKISGIGSNLLTIQGVESLQGTEHRMLADMIEVGSFIGMAAMTQSKLTIKDAGVAHLGIIPETFRRMGVNLEISGDDIIVHQQDVCEIDTFIDGSILTVSDHPWPGFTPDLLSIILVLATQCKGSVLIHQKMFESRLFFVDKLIDMGAQIILCDPHRATVIGLERKQKLKAISMTSPDIRAGVALLIAALSAGGTSRIYNIEQIDRGYQNIEQRLTAIGAKITRKRE; from the coding sequence ATGGAATTTTTCGAAGTACAAGGTGGTCATCGCCTGCATGGCGAAATCACACCACAGGGCGCCAAAAATGAAGCTCTCCAGATTCTTTGTGCAGTCCTGCTTACCCCAGAACCCGTAACCATAACCAATATTCCCGATATCGTGGATGTCAATCGCCTGATTGATATTATTGGATCTATGGGTGTAACCGTAGAGCGACTGGCTCCCGATACCTGTCGTTTTACCGCAGATAAGGTGGATCTTGATTTCCTCAAATCCAATGCTTACCTGAAAAAAGCCCGTGCACTGCGTGGGTCGATCATGCTGGTCGGGCCTTTGCTTGCCCGTTTTGGCAAAGCTTACATCTCAAAACCCGGAGGAGACAAAATCGGACGAAGAAGATTGGACACCCATTTCTGGGGATTTCAGCAACTAAGTGCCGAATTTAACTACAACGACGCCGAAGAGATATTCGAAGTTACTGCACCCGGGCGTCTGCGCGGTAAATATATGCTGCTCGATGAAGCATCGGTAACAGGAACAGCCAATATTGTAATGGCAGCTGTACTCGCTGAGGGAATCACCCAAATCTACCATGCAGCCTGCGAGCCTTATCTCCAGCAACTATGCAATATGCTCAACCGCATGGGTGCAAAGATTTCGGGTATTGGCAGCAATCTTCTGACCATTCAGGGAGTAGAATCTTTACAGGGTACGGAGCATCGCATGCTGGCTGATATGATCGAGGTCGGAAGTTTTATCGGCATGGCAGCCATGACTCAGAGCAAACTCACGATAAAAGATGCAGGTGTAGCACATCTTGGAATTATTCCCGAAACTTTTCGGCGCATGGGAGTCAATCTGGAGATTTCCGGAGACGACATTATTGTACATCAGCAGGATGTATGTGAAATTGATACTTTTATCGACGGAAGTATCCTTACCGTATCGGATCATCCATGGCCAGGATTTACCCCTGATTTGCTAAGTATCATACTGGTACTGGCAACCCAATGCAAAGGCTCTGTACTTATTCATCAGAAGATGTTTGAAAGTCGTTTGTTTTTTGTAGACAAATTGATTGATATGGGTGCCCAAATCATACTCTGTGATCCGCACCGCGCCACAGTCATCGGACTAGAAAGAAAACAAAAGCTCAAAGCGATATCCATGACCAGCCCTGATATACGTGCGGGCGTGGCATTGCTTATTGCCGCTTTATCAGCAGGCGGAACTTCCCGCATCTACAATATTGAGCAGATTGACAGAGGATATCAGAACATCGAGCAGCGTCTTACAGCGATCGGCGCAAAAATCACCAGAAAGCGGGAATAG
- a CDS encoding thioredoxin family protein, with amino-acid sequence MIKKMSIYLFLAAMLGTGVVLTGFSGKSDEVVQPQAEQIKWLSIEEAVAAAAKDKKKIVVDVYTDWCGWCKKLDKDTYSQAEVIAYVNRNYHAVKFNAEQKEDITVGGVTYKYINNGRRGYHELAANMLNGRMSYPSTVFFDHQLNIITNVPGYHDAKEMLTILNFLGEDAYKTTSWDTYQKNFKSPR; translated from the coding sequence ATGATCAAGAAAATGTCGATATATCTGTTTTTAGCAGCAATGTTGGGAACAGGTGTTGTTCTGACAGGATTTTCCGGAAAATCCGACGAGGTTGTTCAGCCGCAGGCCGAACAAATTAAATGGTTATCCATTGAAGAAGCCGTCGCTGCTGCCGCAAAAGACAAGAAAAAAATTGTCGTGGACGTTTATACAGACTGGTGTGGCTGGTGCAAAAAGCTGGATAAAGATACTTACTCACAGGCCGAAGTGATTGCCTATGTAAACCGAAACTATCATGCGGTAAAGTTTAATGCCGAACAAAAAGAAGATATCACAGTAGGAGGTGTTACCTATAAATATATCAACAACGGACGCAGAGGCTACCACGAGCTTGCAGCTAATATGCTGAATGGGCGTATGTCATACCCTTCCACAGTATTTTTCGATCATCAGCTGAATATTATTACCAATGTGCCCGGATATCACGACGCAAAGGAAATGCTGACTATCCTGAATTTTCTGGGAGAAGATGCCTATAAAACTACCTCTTGGGATACTTATCAGAAAAATTTTAAAAGCCCACGGTAA
- a CDS encoding nucleotide exchange factor GrpE — protein sequence MKEEMKDHEVENNQSQTETQTTENPVIENEIMTDESIPTPEDNEDLDSHESDNQQLDESFATIDDAIKVIAELQMKLRSAHKEAEDQKDKVLRLQADFDNFRKRKAKEQTDTVRFANQELLLNLLPVLDNFSRTLDAIEKTDNLTAIKEGIGLVDNSMRLQLSKIGLEPIECVGKPFDSEIHEAISSFEVEDESRKGLIIDEVEKGYRYRDKVIRFSKVIVGE from the coding sequence ATGAAGGAAGAGATGAAAGATCATGAAGTAGAGAACAATCAGTCCCAAACGGAAACTCAAACGACTGAAAACCCCGTCATAGAAAATGAAATCATGACAGACGAATCTATCCCCACACCGGAAGACAACGAAGATTTAGATAGCCATGAATCTGATAATCAGCAACTTGACGAAAGCTTTGCAACGATAGATGATGCTATTAAGGTAATTGCTGAACTTCAGATGAAGTTGCGGTCTGCTCATAAAGAGGCAGAAGATCAGAAAGATAAAGTACTGCGGCTACAAGCTGACTTTGACAATTTTCGGAAAAGAAAAGCCAAAGAGCAGACAGATACCGTTCGTTTTGCCAATCAGGAACTGCTTTTGAACCTGCTTCCGGTACTGGATAATTTCTCCCGTACCCTTGACGCCATTGAAAAAACTGACAACCTGACAGCGATTAAGGAGGGTATTGGCCTCGTTGACAACAGTATGCGTCTGCAACTCAGCAAAATTGGTCTTGAACCGATCGAATGTGTAGGAAAACCATTCGACTCAGAAATACATGAGGCTATTTCCAGCTTTGAGGTCGAAGATGAATCCAGGAAAGGACTGATCATCGATGAAGTGGAAAAAGGTTATAGGTATCGCGACAAGGTTATCCGGTTCTCCAAAGTAATCGTGGGGGAATAA